GTCCCCTTGGCCGGCCAGGCCGCTCCGAGCCCCGCCCCTCTTCGGTGGCGCGTCTGGAAGGTTGCAAGTCGGAAACAAGAGGGAGAGGCTGCGGTGGTTGGGGAGGGCAAGGGTTATGAAGAGGGCGGTGAAGGGGGAACACTGGTGGGGGGCGGGGAACACTGGTAGGAGAGAAGGGACCGCGCCGAGGAAGGCCCACGACGAAGACTCCAGCTTGCTCCAATCAGGGGACACAggggcggcggggggggggggggggggggggggggggcggggcctCCGCGGGGGTCCTCACCTGGCCCCGCACGTGTCTAGCTTATCCCGGCCGTCCGACCAATCACGACGCGAGGAACTGCGCCTGCCCCCTCTCGCAGGCTGGGCCAATCCAGAGCCACGATCCGGGGAAGCTGGTCTGGCCTCATGAATAATTAATATGCCAGAGCCGGTCCGCAGGCGGGGTAGCGATGGAGGGAGGCGGGGGCGCCGTTGGGCGCCTGCGCAGTAGCTGCCCGTGTCGGCAGCTGCAGCGGGTCGCACGGCTCCGGCCCATCTCGGGGGGCGGGCGGGGGAGGCGAGGGGCGCGAGCCGAGTCCGGGCACGATGTCCGACGCGGGCGGCGGAAAGAAACCGCCTGTGGACCCGCAGGCAGGACCCGGTCCGGGGCCGGGGCGCGCAGCTGGGGAAAGGGGCCTGTCGGGGTCCTTCCCCCTGGTCCTGAAGAAGCTGATGGAGAACCCCCCGCGCGAGGCGCGCCTCGGTGAGGGCGGGGGGGTGGTCCGCGCGGGCCTGGGGGCGGGGCTTATACAGGGGCGGGGCTTCGTGAGGGCGGGGCCAGGGAGGCTAGGGGTCAGGGAACAGTGGTCCAGCCGTCCAGCGGAGGGGGATGGGGCCCGGATGACAAGGAGCTTGGAGGACGAGGCCAGGGGGCTGGGGACAGAGGGTCAGGGGCGAGCTGAGACGGTGGGTCTGGCGGGAGAGGATGGTGGGGTGGTTTGAGGAGGCGGAAGGGGATCGGGAGTAGTCACTTAAATGACGCTCCGGGGCCCCTCCCCCGGAGCCACCTGCATCGGAGTCACTTGGGATGCCTGTTTAAAATGCCGGTTCCTGCACCCCACCCAGTCTGCGGTCACCGGGACAGGGGTCTTGCATTTTAAGGAGCACCCCACCGCACCCCCATTATTTTCTAAGTACACAAAAGTTTAGGAAGCGCAGGTCTACGGTAGCGGACTGTCATCGTACCTTACCCCTCCCGGGGGGACCTGGCTTCCTCCCGGGGTGTGAGTAGCCGCAGCTGCTAGGTCCACGCGGGAGCCATTCTGTTGAGGGGCTTCTGCTGAgcgggtgggggaggggtgtgggCGAGGAGTGCGGGGCGCCGTGGGAGGGGAGTTTTGGGCCAGGCAGGGAAAGGATGAGGGTCAGATGAGGCCACTAAGGCCCTTCGCCTGGTTGGTTGTGGCTGACCCTAGACTCTGGGGCCACGGCGGCAGGACTGAGCTTCATCTTTTTGCCTAGGCCACAAACGTCCCTGGGGCATATGTGGAAAGCAGGTCTGGCCTTGTTTTTCACCCTGGGAGATGGGGTACAGGGAGCAGCAGGAGGGCCGCCTGTGGTGGGGTTGTGGGTGCTCTGAGGTATACTTTGAGTGTGAGACCTTTGCATTTCTAAGAGCCATCAGTAATTCAGGATTTGGGAAAGGGATAGGCCTTCGAGAGTTATCTGGCCTGGGGAAtggattttacttttcaaaatgccGTTTCTCTTCTTTTCCCGGGTGTGTTCTGAGGCTCCCATCCCTGTGGCTGTCACTGTTGAGTTATAAATAGCTTCAGCACATCAGGTGAGGCCAGCCTCTCTCCTCCTGCTTTGGGACCTCATGTGCACAaacccttttgtttgtttttgagaccatgCTTTGTTCCAAATCTGAGGCTGAGACAAGCTGCAGTGACAGGTGTACACATCTGACAGTTTCTTGTTTGAGATTACCAGGTAATAATCATCCATAACAAGAATTCTGCCCGATATTCGTAGACTGCTCGCAAAACACGCTGACATCATCTTATTTCATTAACAGTCCTAGAGGGTATTCTCCCCACTTCCCAGAtgaagaaaattgaggctcagggaggtgagggtgcttcctcaaggtcacacagctagaccTTTGACACTCAGTTTGGTGCTCTTTCTACTGTATCACGCTGGCAGCCACTATTGCATGACCTGAGTGATGGAGTAAGTCTTTCATCTCTTAcaatttaaaattgcattttacaAAAACACAGATTTAAAGTAGACTTAATTGTTTAGGCCAGGCAAAACCTGGAACTTACTGTTGCCTGTCCTTCAGTATGGCTGCTTTTCTATCTCCtgccttctcctgcctcctttGATCCCAAATGACCCCACCTGATATGGGTCACAGTCATTTCTGAACAGAGTGAGGAGACCAGCTCTCAGGGGAGGAGAGCAGGAAGGCCATCTGGCCCACCCAGCCCACCAAggcttgactttcttttttttttttttttggagacggagtcttgctctgtcgcccaggctggagtgcagtggctggatctcagctcactgcaagctccgcctcccgggttcacgccattctcctgcctcagcctcccgagtagctgggaccacaggcgccggccacctcgcccggctaattttttgtatttttagtagagacggggtttcaccttgttaggaTGGTcggtcacctcgcccggctaattttttgtatttttagtagagacggggtttcaccttgtcaggatggtctcgatctcctgacctcgtgatccgcccgtctcgggctcccaaagtgctgggattacaggcttgagccaccgcgcccggccaggcttGACTTTCTTACTTCCCAGTTGGCTTTAAACCAAAGCCTGGTATAGAAAGCAGTTGCAGGAATTCAGGTTAATTTGTATTAGAAAGCCATGATCAAGTTGTTTGTCAAAATCTCCACCTTCCTAACTCACTGCGTGTGTTCATTTGTGTTGGACCAACAAGCTACTATTTGGTCTGGGAGTCTGtgtgtgactggtttatttccaACTTAATCATATTTGATTTCTCCTTTTCACTTATAAATCCAGAGTTCAAAATTGTCTCCCTCAATTTTGAAAACCCATCATGAGCTTGTCATGATTTTATCTCCCACTTCCCTGATTAGCCTCCCTGTCACTTTGATTTCCTTCCAACCTTGTCACATTGctctcttgtctttttaaaattgctcCCTCTTGGATATCCCATACATGTAACTTTGTGACTGAGACAATTAGGCAGATCCAGTCCCCACTAATTGATTAGTTTTGCTTTGAATAGGAACAGTCTTTCTTCTTCAGCTCcacccctctccttcctcccagaaAACCTGGTTTCAGTCTTTTCTGCTTATTCAGGGATAAAGGTCTCTTGAAATGGTTGCTTTGAAAAGGGTCCTGAAAAGACAGCTCCAGGCCCTTTCTAATAAACCTAACCTGAATCTGTTTGCAAATCCAATATTTGACATGTATTTTTCTATAGTCCACCGTCTGCCTCTGCCTACCCCTTGGTGGGCCCTTGAGATCTAGAAATAAATCAGTTCATACCCTCAATGAGCCCACAGTAACAATGATGCCTGCGGTGTGCCAGGAACACTgtaaagacacttttttttttttcttttgaggtggactttggctcttgttgccaaggctggagtgtagtggtacagtttcggctcactgcaaacctccgcctcctgggttcaagcgattctcctgcctcagcctcccaagtagctgggattacaggcatgtactactgtgcctggctgagtttttgtatttttagtagagacggggtttcaccatgttggtcagactgatctcaaactcctgacctcaggtgattcgcctgcatcgaactcccaaagtgctaggattataagcttgagccaccgcacatggctcTAAAGACACATTCCAATGCTATCtctggctaggcgcagtggctcacgcctgtaatcccagtagtttgggaggccgaggcgggtggatcacctgaggtcgggagttcgagacctgcctgaccaacatggagaaccctcgtctctactaaagcaaaattagccaggcgtggtagcgcatgcctgtaatcccagctacttgggaggctgaggggggagaatcacttgaacccagggggcaaaggttgtggtgagctgagaccgcgccattgcactccagcctggacaacaagaacgaaactctgtctcaaaaaaaaaaaagttatctctaATCGTCACTGAAGAAACAGCTTTATCCTTATGTACAGTGGAGGACaccaagactcagagaggttaagtaacatggCTAAGGTCACACATCAAACAGCGAGTGGCAAAGCTGGTACTCCTCCCTGGGCTGGGTTGCTGTGGAGAAGCATAACTGGAGGGAACAGGACAGGGGAATACAAAAGTGCTTGGCCTGAAGATCTCAGCCCTTTCTAAGCTAAGGTATCCGGAAAGGTCGGAGACTCCATTTCCCTCCTTGTAGTCTCTCTCCTGCAGATGCTAATCCTACAgcctattctgtttttgtttttgtttttttgtgatggagttttgctctttgtggcccaggcttggggtgcagtggcgtgatctcggctcactgcaacttctgcctcccgggtttaagcaattctcctgtctcagcctcccaagtggctgggattacaggcgcctgccaccacgaccagctaatttttgtattttttgtagagatggagtttcaccgtgttggccgggctggtctcaaactcctgacctcaggtgatccgcctgcctcagcctcccagagtgctaggattacaggcgtgagccacctctcctgacacctggttaatttttgtatttttagaagtgacagggtttcaccgtgttggcctggctggtctcgaacttgtgatcTCAGGGGATCCACTtgcctgggactcccaaagtgctgggattacaatcctgagccaccgcacccggccagtgcTACAGGCTATTCTGAATTAACcctgtggctgggtgcggtggctcacacctgtaatcccaacactttgggaggctaaggcgggtggatcacctgaggtcaggagttcgagaccagcctagccaacatggtgaaaccccgtctctactaaaaatacaaaaagttagctggtcgtggtggcaggcacctgtaatcccagctacttgggaggctgacacaggagaattgcttgaacccaggaggcagaggttgcagtgagctgagattgtgccattgcacaccagtataagcaacaagagtgaaactctgtttcaaataaataaaataaaactggccatgtgcagtggctcatgcctgtaatcccagcactttgggaggctgaggcaggtggatcacctgaggtcaggggttcaagaccagcctggccaacatggtgaaaccctatctctactaaagatacaaaaaatagctgggcatagtggtacgtgcctgtaatcccagctactcgggaggctgaggcatgagaatcgcttgaactgggaggtggaggttgcagtgagccgaaattgggccactgcactccagcctgggtgacgagcaaaacactgtctcaaaaaaatataaaataaaataaataatgaattaacCATATGACCACTTAAGGTCTCAGAGCATGTGGTGAGCCTTCTGGGAAGGCCATGCATGGATGAGGATGGGATGCCATGTCTAAAGGAAAATAGCCGGGCCTGGTTCAAGTGCGAGATTTTAACCGGAGAATAGAGTGGGCTCTTGAAATGCATGGGTTGGAATCGGGGCTCTGAGAAAGATGGACCAGGCCTGTGAGACCCACTGCCCACTTCCTGGGATTGAGTTAATCTGCTGTGTGGTATTTCATCGCAGATTTTGTTTCTGCAGataaggaaaaggggaaggaaaagctGGAGGAGGATGAGGCCGCAGCCGCCAGCACCATGGCCGTCTCAGCCTCCCTCATGCCACCCATCTGGGACAAGACTATCCCATATGACGGCGAATCTTTCCACCTGGAGTACATGGACCTGGACGAGTTCCTGCTGGAGAATGGCATCCCCGCCAGCCCCACCCACCTGGCCCACAACCTGCTGCTGCCTGTAGCAGAGTTAGAAGGGAAGGAGTCTGCCAGCTCTTCCACAGCGTCCCCACCATCCTCCTCCACTGCCATCTTTCAGCCCTCCGAAACCGTGTCCAGCACAGGTTGGTGAAAGGACATTGGGCAGGGCCACCTGTCCCAGGCAAGGAAGTCCATTTCCCACTGAGGGCTGCTTGTGTCCATGTACCCAGGGAGTCCCTTCTCTGAGGGGAAGTCCTGGTGGGGCTGCAGTGTGGAGAAACTCTTCACTCCCCACCCTTCTGCACGGTTCCCGAAGGCTGGAGATAAAAACAGTGGTCATGTCATCGGCAGCTGGAACCTTTTTGTTGGTTGGTGTGCTGCAAACAGTCAGGATGGGACCTTCTAGGCCAAAGCATTACAGGATAGAAATCCCATTCTGCATTTCCTCAatgctgctcttttttttttcttttgagacagagtctccctctgttgtccaggctggagtgtagtggctcaatcttggctcactaccacctctgcctcctgggttcaagcagttctctgcctcagcctcccaagtagctgggattataggcgccagtcaccacgcttggctaatttttgtatttttagtagagacggggtttcaccatgttggccagtctggtctcgaactcctaacctctcgtgatccgcccgcctcagcctcccaaagtgctgggattataggcataagctaccatgcccagcattaatttttgtatttttagtagagatgggttttgccatatttgtcaggctggtctggctcactgcaacctccacctcctggattgaagcaatttttatttttagtagagatgggatttcgccatatttgtcagactggtctcaaactcttgacctcaggggattgaccaccttggcctcccaaagtggggaaTGCTTTCTTCGTGCCAGGGCATAGGCAGTATTCAAGTCCTACAATTACctactagcctgggcaacagagtgagatgccatctcaaaaaaaaaaaagaaagcattcccACCACCTGGCCAGGACAAACATTATCTTCAGAGTCCGTCCTTATTCCTCCTTTTTACATTTTACCTCTGGGGATTTGTTTTCATGCCCCTTGGACACGAACATACCAAAGGAGACGTGATTCCTGTTTTGGGGGCTCTGTAAAGCTTTCTGCAGGCTCCGAGGCATACAGGCTGATGGCTCCTGCCATCCGGTATGTCACCGCAGGAATCCACACCCAATAAGTTctcatactgtatttttttttctttttattatggaaattttttcaaaaaaaatataaaagagatgaCTATAATGAACCTCTATGTAaccatcacccagcttcaacaattCTCAACTCAGAAGCAGTTATTTGCAATCAAATTATAAGTATTTCAATATGTATCTAAAATATAAGGGTTCTTTTAAAAAGACGTAAGGAAAATACTACTTCTACATCTAAAGTTGACAATAAATCCATCAACATTCAGATTTCCAAAGTTGTCTCATAAACGGTATTTtacaggctgggcgtgatggctcatgcctgtaatcccagccctttggaaggccaagacgggcagatcacgaggtcaggagatcgagaccatcctggctaacacagtgaaaccccgtctctactaaaaatacaaaaaattagctgggcgtggtggcgggtacttGTAggcccagctattcgggaggctgaggcaggagaatggtgtgaacccaggaggtggagcttgcagcaagccgagatcgtgccactgtactccagcctgggcgacagagcaagactccatctcgagaaaacaaaaacaaaaaaacatggtaTTTTACAGTTTATTTGTTTGAGTCAGGATCCAGACAAGGTCTATACATTGCATTGGGTTGATATGTCTTTTCAGTATATCTATAAGCTCTCTTTCCCCCCCCCCAANNNNNNNNNNNNNNNNNNNNNNNNNNNNNNNNNNNNNNNNNNNNNNNNNNNNNNNNNNNNNNNNNNNNNNNNNNNNNNNNNNNNNNNNNNNNNNNNNNNNaggcggagtctcgctctgtcgcccggactggagtgcagtggccggatctcagctcactgcaagctccgcctcccgggtttacgccattctcctgcctcagcctcccgaatagctgggactacaggcgcccgccacctcgcccggctagtttttgtatttttagtagagacggggtttcaccgtgttagccaggatggtctcgatctcctgacctcgtgatccacccgtctcggcctcccaaagtgctgggattacaggcttgagccaccgcgcccggcttcccCCCCAATTTGTTAATAAACCAAATCATTTGTCCTGTAGAGTTTCACATGTGCTGGCTTTTGCTggctgtattcttttttttttttggaaatggcatctcgctctgtctcccaggctggagtgctgtggcgtgttctcaactcactgcaacctctccctcccaggttcaagcaattcttctgcctcaccctcctgagtagttgagattacaggcacgcaccaccatgcccagctaatttttgtatttttttaatagagattgggtttcactatgttggccaggctggtcttcaacggctgatctcaagtaatccgcctgcctcaacctcccaaagtgctgggattacaggcatgagccaccgcgccccacccttttttttttttttttggaaatggagtctcgctctatcacccaggctggagtgcagtggtgcaatctcagctcactgccatctccgcctcctggattcaagtgattctcctgcctcagcatcccgaaaATTAGCTGCGCACcgaccatcatgcccagctaatttttgtatttttagtagagacggggtttcaccaagttggccatgctggcctcgaactcctaacctcaagtgacctgccccttcggcctcccaaagtgctgggattacaggtgtgagccactgtgcccggcctgtagcATCATTTATTATTACGTAGTCAATCCTGTTTTACCGATGTTTCCCATTCTAACTCCTCCCTGACGATGACGGTGGGGATGACTGGTATCCAGTTAATCAGTCAGTAAAGATTTATTAAGCACAGTTACTGAATGCTCAGAACAACTTTCTGACCCTCTGGCTTAATTCAAGGGTAACATTTACAGTGTTGAGGGGAACACCTCAGAACCTGTGAGAAATGGCCAAAGCGGCAGTCAGAGGAAAATTTAGAGCCTTCAATACATTTACTAGTAAACAGAGAAGATGAAAAACAAGTGAGTGAAGCATTCAACTCAACAAACTACAAAAACAGcagttaaataaaagaaaaactaaaagaatgccaggtgcagtggctcgaacctataatctcagcactttgggtcgctgaggcaggaggatcatttgggcccaggagtttgagaccagcctgggcaacacagtgagactccatctNNNNNNNNNNNNNNNNNNNNNNNNNNNNNNNNNNNNNNNNNNNNNNNNNNNNNNNNNNNNNNNNNNNNNNNNNNNNNNNNNNNNNNNNNNNNNNNNNNNNGCCTGTAGttgaactttctttctttttttttttttttttgagacggagtctggctctgtctcccaggctggagtgcagtggccggatctcatctcactgcaagctccgcctcccgcctcccgggtttacaccattctcctgcctcagcctcccgagtagctgggactacaggcgcccgccacctcgcccggctagttttttgtatttttagtagagacggggtttcaccgtgttagccaggatggtctcgatctcctgacctcgtgatccgcccgtctcggcctcccaaagtgctgggattacaggcttgagcccccgcgcccagcctAGTTGAACTTTCTATAAATAGAGTTGCATAATATTTCCtgccttttgtttttaactatataAGCTAATTACATTTATATGTACTTTCACTTATAACTTTATATAGCTAGCTTTAtagtacaaatataaattatgtggGCATCAGAATCTCTTTACACTAACAAAATAGTTTTACAGAAcaaatttatgaaatattcttgACAGACAAAAATCACAATACAAATGAAGTAAGATTTATATTGAAGAATTGTACACATGGTAGAAATGAAAGGAGacatctgggcacagtggctcaggctagtaatcccagcactttgggaggccaaggcgggtaggtcacctgaggtcgggagtttgagaccagcctggccaatatggtgaaaccccgtctctactacaagtacaaaaaattagccaggcgtggtggcacacacctgtaatcccagctacttaggaggctgaggcaggagaatcacttgaacccaggagatggaggttgcagtgagccgagatcatgccatgttccagcctgggcaacagagcaacactctgtctaaaaaaaagaaatgaaagtagaaTTCCtccttttaagttttaaattccTCTATAGAAACAAAACAtcaggctaggcgcggtggctaacgcctgtaatcccagcactttgggaggccaaggcaggcggatcacgaggtcacgagatcaagaccatcctggctaacacggtgaaaccctgtctctactaaaaatacaaaaaaattagctggacatagtggcaggagcctgtagtcctagctatttgggaggctgaggcaggagaatggcatgaacccggaaggcagagcttgcagtgagccgaaatcccgccactgcactccaacctgggcaacagcaagactccgtctcaaaagaaaaaagaaaaagaaaaaaaaatcaatagtataaatatattttttgtttagagacagggtctcactgttgcccagactggacaaCCGTGTAGtagtacgatcatagctcactatcattccaaacttctgggctcaggcaatcctcccacctcagcctcctgagtaactaagactacaggcatgcaccagcacaccacctaattttttttttttttttttttgagacagaatctcactctgtcacccaggctagagtgcagtggcgggatttcggctcactgcaagctccgcctc
The Piliocolobus tephrosceles isolate RC106 chromosome 19, ASM277652v3, whole genome shotgun sequence genome window above contains:
- the TEF gene encoding thyrotroph embryonic factor isoform X1, with the protein product MSDAGGGKKPPVDPQAGPGPGPGRAAGERGLSGSFPLVLKKLMENPPREARLDKEKGKEKLEEDEAAAASTMAVSASLMPPIWDKTIPYDGESFHLEYMDLDEFLLENGIPASPTHLAHNLLLPVAELEGKESASSSTASPPSSSTAIFQPSETVSSTESSLEKERETPSPIDPNCVEVDVNFNPDPADLVLSSVPGGELFNPRKHKFAEEDLKPQPMIKKAKKVFVPDEQKDEKYWTRRKKNNVAAKRSRDARRLKENQITIRAAFLEKENTALRTEVAELRKEVGKCKTIVSKYETKYGPL